One Corynebacterium appendicis CIP 107643 DNA window includes the following coding sequences:
- a CDS encoding Na+/H+ antiporter subunit G, with protein MAIWQIIVLVFVFLAVFMSVATLILQLRAPNALTRVNLLGPLVCIAFPALILAKLITDWSTDGVNAGDFIRAVVAILGVWIVGSVGSFIMGRAIHGVTVVDPRAALLREERAKKQ; from the coding sequence ATGGCTATCTGGCAGATCATCGTTCTGGTTTTCGTGTTCCTCGCCGTTTTCATGTCGGTGGCGACGCTGATCCTGCAGCTGCGCGCCCCCAACGCCCTCACCCGCGTCAACTTGCTCGGCCCGCTGGTGTGCATCGCCTTCCCTGCCCTCATCCTGGCCAAGCTCATCACGGACTGGTCCACCGACGGTGTCAACGCGGGCGATTTCATCCGCGCCGTCGTCGCCATCCTCGGCGTGTGGATTGTCGGTTCCGTCGGCTCGTTCATCATGGGCCGCGCGATCCACGGAGTCACCGTCGTCGATCCGCGCGCCGCATTGCTGCGCGAGGAGCGCGCGAAAAAGCAATAA
- a CDS encoding cation:proton antiporter, with protein sequence MFEMILTVCIGIMAVCMVAGLLAILRSKDELDRAVMADYIFYTMVCLYFIWTLFNDTFIGYEIAILAAIVCGAIPTLSMSRIISRGRR encoded by the coding sequence ATGTTTGAAATGATCCTCACCGTATGCATCGGCATCATGGCCGTGTGCATGGTCGCCGGGCTGCTAGCGATCCTGCGTTCGAAAGACGAGCTCGACAGAGCTGTCATGGCGGATTACATCTTTTACACGATGGTCTGCCTCTACTTCATCTGGACCCTGTTCAACGACACGTTCATCGGCTACGAGATCGCGATTCTCGCGGCAATCGTCTGCGGCGCGATCCCAACGCTGTCGATGTCACGCATCATCTCGAGGGGGCGCCGCTAA
- a CDS encoding monovalent cation/H+ antiporter subunit E gives MRTILHGIRYFFWIVKEIIVVGFSTAFAALRPNSGIDPIIVYYPLRIDGDWELFWFSTSVTATPSTLSFGFRDNIPGKPQVMLVQAAFGSNPEDIVAGLADMEEHVAPRVKDQPIDPAQVLWEPYRDFRSRLNPDAADPIDAADRARRERRARARARKRRAERATKERN, from the coding sequence ATGAGAACCATCCTGCACGGCATCCGATACTTCTTCTGGATCGTCAAAGAGATCATCGTCGTCGGTTTCAGCACCGCGTTCGCCGCGCTGCGCCCGAATTCCGGCATCGACCCAATCATCGTCTACTACCCGCTGCGTATCGACGGCGACTGGGAACTTTTCTGGTTCTCCACCTCCGTCACCGCGACCCCGTCCACCTTGTCCTTCGGCTTCCGCGACAATATTCCCGGCAAGCCGCAGGTAATGCTCGTCCAAGCCGCTTTCGGCTCGAACCCCGAAGACATCGTCGCCGGGCTCGCCGACATGGAGGAGCACGTCGCCCCCCGAGTCAAGGACCAGCCCATCGACCCCGCGCAGGTGCTGTGGGAGCCCTACCGTGACTTCCGCAGCCGCCTCAACCCCGATGCCGCCGACCCCATCGACGCCGCCGACCGTGCCCGCCGCGAACGCCGTGCCCGCGCTCGTGCCCGCAAGCGCCGTGCAGAGCGCGCCACGAAAGAGAGGAACTAA
- a CDS encoding monovalent cation/H+ antiporter subunit D family protein, whose amino-acid sequence MAPEALLPVFIALPLIVAAITAISPWRALNSALGLIIPAINLAGGIWLYSHTAQHGTIGHVIGLYPGGAGIALGGDQFSAIMLITTMLVALISNWFAIISGETHARYFTPLSLVLLTGVSGALLTADLFNFFVMIEVMLLPSYGLIAMTGTRHRLQSARLFVLVNLSASTFLLIGVGFVYAATGAVNIGALKGAAAGNGPVTVAMGIVVIAVCAKAAVFPLHTWLPRTYTSTSAAVMGLFSGLHTKVAVYMLFRIWVVIFDMDPRWNWLIIAVMVVSMLVGAYAGLAESTIRQVLGYQMVNGMPFILVMLAFTQEDPRYALAAGLMYTLHHMITIGALTLNSGAIEETYGTGTISKLSGLARRDPLTATVFAAGAFSVIGFPPFSGLWGKLTLVFAAARGGDERAWVVIAAIIIASFGAMLAMFRVWREVFWGKPMQRFPRNLNVRGALLAPSASLMLISLAMFLAAGPLWGATTASIDALLDVDAYSSAVLGPDPIGVPDTANLQGGQ is encoded by the coding sequence GTGGCCCCTGAAGCACTTCTCCCCGTTTTCATCGCCCTGCCGCTCATCGTCGCGGCGATCACGGCGATCTCCCCGTGGCGCGCCCTCAACAGCGCGCTGGGGCTGATCATCCCGGCTATCAACTTAGCCGGCGGCATCTGGCTGTACAGCCACACCGCCCAGCACGGAACGATCGGCCACGTCATCGGCCTCTACCCCGGCGGCGCCGGCATCGCGCTCGGCGGCGACCAGTTCTCCGCGATCATGCTCATCACCACGATGCTGGTGGCCCTGATCTCCAACTGGTTCGCCATCATCTCCGGTGAGACCCACGCGCGGTACTTCACCCCGCTGTCCCTGGTGCTGCTCACCGGTGTCTCCGGCGCGCTGCTCACGGCGGATTTGTTCAACTTCTTCGTCATGATCGAGGTCATGCTGCTGCCGTCCTACGGCCTGATCGCCATGACCGGCACGCGCCACCGTCTCCAGTCGGCGCGCCTATTCGTCCTGGTGAATCTCTCTGCATCGACCTTCCTACTCATCGGCGTCGGCTTCGTCTACGCGGCCACCGGCGCAGTCAATATCGGTGCGCTGAAGGGAGCAGCGGCCGGCAATGGCCCCGTCACAGTCGCCATGGGCATCGTGGTCATCGCCGTGTGCGCGAAGGCCGCTGTGTTCCCGCTGCATACGTGGCTGCCGCGGACGTACACGTCGACAAGCGCTGCTGTCATGGGCCTGTTCTCCGGCCTGCACACGAAGGTCGCGGTGTACATGCTGTTCCGCATATGGGTCGTCATTTTCGACATGGACCCGCGCTGGAACTGGCTGATCATCGCCGTGATGGTGGTCTCCATGCTCGTCGGCGCGTACGCCGGGCTCGCGGAATCCACGATCCGCCAGGTGCTCGGCTACCAGATGGTCAACGGTATGCCGTTCATCCTGGTCATGCTCGCGTTCACGCAGGAAGACCCGCGGTACGCGCTCGCCGCCGGCCTGATGTACACGCTGCACCACATGATCACGATCGGCGCGCTTACCCTCAACTCCGGCGCGATCGAGGAGACCTACGGCACCGGCACGATCTCGAAGCTCTCCGGCCTCGCGCGGCGCGACCCGCTCACCGCCACTGTCTTCGCGGCCGGCGCGTTCTCCGTCATCGGCTTCCCGCCATTCTCCGGCCTGTGGGGCAAGCTCACCCTCGTCTTCGCGGCGGCGCGCGGCGGCGACGAGCGAGCCTGGGTCGTCATCGCCGCTATCATCATTGCGTCCTTCGGCGCGATGCTGGCCATGTTCCGCGTCTGGCGGGAAGTCTTCTGGGGCAAGCCGATGCAGCGGTTCCCGAGGAATCTGAACGTGCGTGGGGCGCTGCTGGCGCCGTCGGCAAGCTTGATGCTCATCTCGCTTGCGATGTTCCTCGCCGCCGGCCCGCTGTGGGGCGCGACGACGGCGTCCATCGACGCGCTTCTCGACGTCGACGCCTACTCCTCCGCCGTCCTCGGCCCCGACCCCATCGGGGTGCCCGACACCGCTAACCTGCAAGGGGGCCAGTAA
- a CDS encoding cation:proton antiporter subunit C, which translates to MIYAATVGILIAGAVYLIMQRGMVRIVFGMSLLGHAGNLMLLAAGNGAWRGEAFPSTTPMDQMADPLPQAFVLTAIVIAMATTTILLLMAALGRDDDTIDNILDAEQEAKLGPDALTTAGRKAHKGVRN; encoded by the coding sequence ATGATCTACGCAGCTACCGTCGGAATCCTCATTGCGGGGGCGGTGTACCTGATCATGCAGCGCGGCATGGTTCGCATCGTCTTCGGCATGTCGCTGCTCGGCCACGCAGGCAACTTGATGCTGCTGGCCGCCGGCAACGGGGCATGGCGCGGGGAAGCATTCCCCTCCACGACCCCGATGGACCAGATGGCGGACCCGCTCCCCCAGGCATTCGTCCTCACAGCCATCGTGATCGCGATGGCCACCACGACGATCCTGCTTCTCATGGCAGCACTCGGGCGCGACGACGACACCATCGACAACATTCTCGACGCCGAACAGGAGGCCAAGCTCGGCCCCGACGCCCTCACCACCGCCGGACGCAAGGCCCATAAGGGGGTGCGCAACTAG
- a CDS encoding DUF4040 family protein, with product MALLLVFGLVAATVVLSPVLVRAIDRRAGWVIGPVFFVAAGILANAARDGATPAFSTTWANDLLGPGTVVELGMRADGLSLFFALLALGIGGMVMLYSAAYLPENDGNTSFYTIMTAFSLSVLLLVTAGDVVVLFIGWELVSIASFLLIARSGSSGEAGSFRTLALTFFGGLTLLAGLAVAAVSAGTTQLDGILTSDVWADNPRLTTTVAVLIAFSGFTKAAQFPFHFWLPEAMAAATPVSAFLHAAAVVKAGVYLLLRFSAIFGLNPTWNVILVAFGLGTALMSAVFAITKTDLKHLTAYSTVSHLGWIVAAVGVGTPAAFAAALVHTLAHALFKSSLFMLIGVIDHETGTRDIRRLGKIYDKMPFTFASVVVAAASMAAVPPLFGFVSKESILEAFHSTQYGAPLLVLAGLAAFLTFVYSAKIVFGAFIDGTRDMSGVHEAPVALWLPAAIPGLLSVPVVFGLPLIDAPVTRAVHSITGDSSFESHLALWHGVTWPFIVSALVLVAGIAFIFVRKPVYKALENKMLLPYTGNEILRMIVNGSTDIGRAAGAMANSYDPSRHLKWPVGVIVALGLATMLFTTGVDGVVPAPRTEGLTNYWDLLPLLIIVVSVVGMMATTKRMTAALLLGTTGVGVSLQMLLLGAPDVALTQFTVEALTVVVIMMVLRYQPRLFPDVSKRRKTLSAIFAVVAGVVAFAGVYALTGRQDRSELAMWYLNETGPLTGGDNIVAVILVEFRSFDTLGELSVLGMAAVVIAAVTTSVPRHDFQEGTRPAPFGQSRLNTLPLRKVTKLIVPILVVLSVLIFFRGHTVPGGGFIAALVMATAFVLSYLSQGSDDNAVGEKTPVYLAGVGVIVALTAGFIGFIEGGFLYAIHGEIAGEHMTTSLIFDAGIYLAVLGMLTMAINGMGGYLRPGADHEQLDYHRSDENPLPDVPTTAASEQTVDPRPQPINPASEPVDLARAIISGARGNPSNDKENGGAR from the coding sequence ATGGCTCTTCTTTTGGTCTTCGGGCTAGTCGCCGCGACCGTGGTGCTATCCCCCGTGTTGGTGCGCGCAATTGACCGCCGGGCGGGGTGGGTGATCGGGCCGGTGTTCTTCGTCGCGGCCGGTATTCTCGCGAACGCCGCGCGGGACGGCGCGACACCAGCTTTCTCTACTACCTGGGCGAATGATCTGCTCGGGCCGGGCACCGTCGTGGAGCTCGGGATGCGCGCGGACGGGCTGAGCCTGTTCTTCGCGCTCCTCGCGCTCGGCATCGGTGGCATGGTGATGCTGTACTCCGCGGCGTACCTTCCGGAAAACGACGGCAACACGAGCTTCTACACGATCATGACGGCGTTCTCGCTGTCCGTGCTGTTGCTCGTGACGGCGGGCGACGTCGTCGTGCTATTCATCGGCTGGGAGCTCGTGTCCATCGCATCATTCCTGCTCATCGCGCGCTCAGGCTCCTCGGGCGAGGCGGGCTCTTTCCGCACGCTCGCGCTGACGTTCTTCGGCGGACTGACCCTGCTGGCGGGCCTCGCGGTCGCGGCGGTGAGCGCCGGTACGACGCAGCTCGACGGCATTCTCACCTCCGACGTGTGGGCCGACAACCCGCGGCTGACCACGACGGTGGCCGTGCTGATCGCGTTCTCCGGCTTCACCAAAGCCGCGCAGTTCCCGTTCCACTTCTGGCTGCCGGAGGCAATGGCGGCGGCGACGCCGGTCTCCGCGTTCCTGCACGCGGCCGCGGTGGTCAAGGCGGGCGTCTACCTGCTTCTGCGTTTCTCCGCCATCTTCGGCTTAAACCCGACGTGGAATGTCATTCTGGTCGCGTTCGGCCTGGGCACGGCGCTGATGTCGGCGGTGTTCGCCATCACTAAGACGGACCTGAAGCACCTCACGGCGTACTCGACGGTGTCGCACTTGGGCTGGATCGTGGCGGCGGTGGGCGTCGGCACGCCAGCGGCGTTTGCGGCGGCTCTCGTGCACACGTTGGCGCACGCGCTATTCAAGTCGTCTTTGTTCATGCTCATCGGCGTGATCGACCACGAGACGGGCACCCGCGACATCCGCCGCCTGGGCAAGATTTACGACAAGATGCCGTTCACTTTCGCGTCGGTCGTCGTCGCGGCGGCATCGATGGCCGCCGTCCCGCCACTGTTCGGCTTCGTGTCTAAGGAGTCGATCCTGGAGGCGTTCCACTCGACGCAGTACGGCGCCCCCCTGCTCGTCCTCGCCGGCCTCGCGGCATTTTTGACCTTCGTCTACTCCGCGAAGATCGTCTTCGGCGCGTTCATCGACGGCACGCGCGACATGAGCGGCGTCCACGAAGCACCCGTCGCGCTCTGGCTGCCGGCAGCAATTCCGGGCCTTCTGTCCGTCCCGGTCGTCTTCGGGCTTCCGCTTATCGACGCCCCCGTCACCCGCGCCGTCCACTCCATCACCGGGGACTCCTCGTTTGAGTCGCACCTGGCTCTCTGGCATGGCGTGACATGGCCGTTCATCGTGTCTGCGCTGGTCTTGGTCGCGGGCATCGCGTTCATCTTTGTGCGCAAGCCGGTGTACAAGGCACTGGAGAACAAGATGCTTCTCCCCTACACCGGCAACGAGATCCTACGCATGATCGTCAACGGCTCGACGGATATCGGGCGCGCTGCCGGTGCCATGGCTAATTCCTACGACCCGTCGCGCCACCTGAAGTGGCCGGTCGGCGTCATTGTGGCGCTGGGCTTGGCCACGATGCTTTTCACCACCGGTGTGGACGGTGTCGTCCCGGCGCCGCGCACCGAGGGCCTCACCAATTACTGGGATCTCCTGCCACTTCTCATCATCGTCGTGTCGGTGGTGGGCATGATGGCAACCACCAAGCGCATGACGGCGGCGTTGCTGCTGGGCACCACCGGTGTCGGTGTGAGCCTGCAGATGCTGCTGCTCGGCGCTCCGGACGTGGCTCTGACGCAGTTCACGGTGGAAGCGCTCACTGTCGTGGTGATCATGATGGTGCTGCGCTACCAGCCGCGTCTGTTCCCGGATGTGTCGAAGCGCCGCAAGACCTTGTCGGCTATCTTCGCGGTGGTGGCGGGTGTCGTGGCCTTTGCCGGTGTCTATGCCCTGACCGGCCGGCAGGACCGTTCCGAGCTAGCCATGTGGTACTTGAACGAGACGGGCCCGCTCACCGGCGGCGACAATATCGTCGCGGTGATTCTTGTGGAGTTCCGTAGCTTCGATACCTTGGGCGAGCTCTCCGTTTTGGGCATGGCCGCCGTGGTCATCGCCGCCGTGACGACCTCCGTGCCGCGCCACGACTTCCAGGAGGGCACTCGCCCCGCACCGTTCGGCCAGTCCCGCCTGAACACCCTGCCGCTGCGCAAGGTGACGAAGTTGATCGTCCCGATCCTCGTGGTGCTGTCCGTGCTGATCTTCTTCCGCGGCCACACAGTCCCGGGCGGCGGCTTCATCGCTGCGCTGGTCATGGCCACCGCATTCGTTCTCAGCTACCTGTCGCAGGGCTCGGACGACAACGCCGTCGGCGAGAAGACCCCGGTCTACCTCGCGGGCGTCGGCGTGATCGTCGCGCTGACAGCCGGCTTCATCGGCTTCATCGAGGGCGGGTTCCTCTACGCCATCCACGGCGAGATCGCCGGGGAACACATGACCACCTCGCTTATTTTCGACGCGGGAATCTACCTCGCGGTGCTCGGCATGCTCACCATGGCTATTAACGGCATGGGAGGCTACCTGCGCCCCGGCGCGGACCACGAGCAGCTCGACTACCACCGCAGCGACGAGAACCCTCTTCCAGATGTCCCCACCACGGCCGCTTCCGAGCAGACCGTCGACCCCCGCCCACAGCCCATCAACCCGGCATCCGAGCCGGTGGACCTCGCCCGCGCCATCATCTCCGGTGCGCGCGGCAATCCCTCCAACGACAAGGAAAACGGAGGCGCACGATGA
- a CDS encoding metallophosphoesterase produces MTTNTDLGRRVLRRVGLAAAAGLALGAATFAYGVSELTKFRLKRYELPILPAGSEPFTILHIADLHMIPGQKTKVAWVSALDALQPDLVVNTGDNLSDARAVPDVLAALGPLLGRPGVFVFGTNDYWAPRMVNPLKYLLDQKREPSYVDLPWKDMRAAFIERGWRDATHQRLEFKANGLKLAVTGTDDAHHDLDDYDSVAGAPNPDADLALGVTHAPYRRVLDRFNVDGYSLVLAGHTHGGQICLPGERALVTNADIDRERASGLHRYRAMWLEVSNGLGTSKFAPVRIFCRPSAALLTLTAREDARDD; encoded by the coding sequence ATGACGACAAACACGGACCTCGGCCGGCGCGTGCTGCGGCGCGTCGGCCTCGCTGCGGCCGCTGGTCTCGCCCTCGGCGCCGCGACTTTCGCGTACGGCGTCAGCGAGCTCACCAAGTTCCGGCTCAAGCGCTACGAACTGCCCATCCTGCCCGCCGGTTCTGAGCCTTTCACCATCCTGCACATCGCCGACCTCCACATGATCCCCGGGCAGAAAACCAAGGTTGCGTGGGTGTCCGCCCTCGACGCGCTGCAGCCCGACCTCGTGGTCAACACCGGTGATAACCTTTCCGACGCCCGTGCCGTCCCCGATGTCCTCGCGGCCCTGGGGCCCCTGCTGGGGCGGCCCGGCGTCTTCGTGTTCGGCACCAACGACTACTGGGCACCTCGGATGGTGAATCCGCTCAAGTACCTGCTCGATCAGAAACGCGAACCCAGCTATGTCGACCTGCCGTGGAAAGACATGCGCGCTGCCTTCATCGAGCGCGGCTGGCGCGACGCCACCCACCAGCGGCTCGAGTTCAAAGCGAACGGGCTGAAGCTCGCCGTCACCGGCACCGACGACGCCCACCACGACCTCGACGATTACGACTCCGTCGCCGGCGCCCCCAACCCCGACGCCGACCTCGCTTTGGGCGTCACCCACGCCCCCTACCGGCGCGTCCTCGACCGCTTCAACGTGGACGGCTACAGCCTGGTTCTAGCCGGCCACACCCACGGCGGGCAGATCTGCCTGCCCGGCGAACGAGCCCTCGTGACCAACGCCGACATTGACCGTGAACGCGCCTCCGGCCTCCACCGCTACCGCGCCATGTGGCTCGAAGTGTCCAACGGCCTGGGCACCTCCAAATTCGCGCCCGTGCGTATTTTCTGCCGGCCGTCCGCGGCGCTGCTGACGCTCACCGCTCGGGAGGATGCTCGGGACGACTAG
- a CDS encoding GatB/YqeY domain-containing protein — MSDLKNQIRADLKEAMKAKEKERTGTIRMLLAAIQTEETEGTKHELTDEEVLKVVAREIKKRRESAEVYAENGRQELADAELAEVAVLEGYQPEQLDDAELAELIDAAISETGATSMKEMGQVMKLATEKAAGRADGKRLSAAVKERLG, encoded by the coding sequence ATGAGTGACTTGAAGAATCAGATCCGCGCTGACCTGAAGGAAGCAATGAAGGCGAAGGAGAAGGAGCGCACCGGCACGATCCGTATGCTTCTCGCCGCGATCCAGACGGAGGAGACGGAGGGGACGAAGCATGAGCTGACGGACGAGGAGGTGCTGAAGGTCGTCGCGCGCGAGATCAAGAAGCGCCGCGAGTCCGCTGAGGTGTACGCGGAAAACGGCCGCCAGGAACTCGCGGACGCCGAGCTAGCGGAGGTCGCGGTCCTCGAGGGGTACCAGCCAGAGCAGCTTGACGACGCCGAACTTGCCGAGCTTATCGACGCCGCCATCTCCGAAACCGGTGCCACCTCCATGAAGGAAATGGGACAGGTCATGAAGCTCGCCACCGAGAAGGCTGCTGGCCGCGCCGACGGCAAGCGATTGTCCGCCGCAGTGAAGGAGCGCCTCGGCTAA
- a CDS encoding penicillin-binding protein: MSALNSLGKLLVGLLAAGLGIALCLAPAAGIGGAAVTRVDDTMQSNLADLTDGTAPGVTTITDTNGDPMAWVYAQRRYEVEPDEIAQSAKDALVAIEDRRFYEHDGVDMQGFARAMVTNLLAGGVEEGASTIDQQYVKNYLLLVNADTTEEQSAAVEQSIPRKLREMRMASDLDKQLSKEEILARYLNLVSFGNHAYGIEAAARTYFDTSAAELTVPQSALLVGMLQSSEMLNPYTNPDGAKERRNTVLQAMVGSGYLSQADADNYAGEPLGILDEPSLLPRGCITAGGSGFLCDYALRYLSEKGLSMEEVERGGYTITTTLDPEVQQIAHEAATSAVSKGQPGVAEVINVIQPGQESHDILAMTSSRDYGLDQDESQTVLPQTSSMVGNGAGSVFKIFTAAAALENGYNLESKLEVPDRAVVYGMGEGGARNCPAGAYCVENAGKYPGEMTMREALAKSPNTPFVKLIESVGVEPTVDMAVRLGLRSYEDQGTFDGDNSVADYFRQNNLGSFTLGPTAVNPLELSNVAATLASDGMWCEPNPIKSVVDRYGDEVAIDRPDCEQAVEPELAAGLAGGMAEDAVSGTAKKAADATRWRGAVAAKTGTTESHQSSAFLGFNKKVAAATYIYNDGTQTTPLCTGPVRQCSNGSLFGGQEAAHSWFRMANRIPGAQDAGLPDPSPLFDPKARNELLKRAVGMNKDEARAMLENAGFRVRETTTSKKNAPRDEVVDTRASEDGGPGSTVTLVVSDGSRARLSTRPPTPSSSPTTSASAADEEPASDEVDLGELADELANLFS; encoded by the coding sequence GTGTCTGCGCTAAATTCCCTGGGAAAACTGCTCGTCGGCCTGTTGGCAGCGGGCCTCGGCATCGCGCTGTGCCTCGCCCCCGCGGCGGGTATCGGCGGGGCTGCGGTAACGCGTGTCGACGACACCATGCAGTCCAATCTCGCCGACCTCACCGACGGCACCGCGCCAGGAGTCACGACGATCACCGACACCAACGGCGACCCGATGGCGTGGGTGTACGCGCAACGCCGCTACGAGGTGGAGCCCGACGAGATCGCCCAGTCCGCGAAGGACGCTCTGGTCGCAATTGAGGACCGCAGGTTCTACGAGCACGACGGCGTCGACATGCAAGGCTTCGCCCGCGCAATGGTGACGAATCTTCTCGCCGGCGGCGTGGAGGAAGGCGCGTCCACGATCGACCAGCAGTACGTGAAAAACTACCTGCTGCTGGTCAACGCCGACACGACCGAAGAGCAGTCGGCTGCTGTGGAGCAATCCATCCCGCGCAAACTGCGCGAAATGCGCATGGCCTCAGACCTGGACAAGCAGCTCTCAAAAGAAGAGATTCTGGCGCGGTATTTGAATCTGGTGTCTTTCGGCAACCACGCCTACGGCATCGAGGCGGCGGCGCGCACGTATTTCGACACGTCGGCGGCGGAGCTGACGGTGCCGCAATCGGCGCTGCTGGTCGGCATGCTGCAGTCGTCGGAGATGCTGAATCCGTACACGAACCCGGACGGCGCGAAGGAGCGACGCAACACGGTGCTGCAGGCGATGGTGGGATCGGGCTACCTGAGCCAGGCCGACGCCGACAACTACGCCGGCGAGCCGCTGGGCATTCTCGACGAGCCGTCGCTTTTGCCCCGCGGCTGCATCACCGCAGGCGGCTCCGGCTTCTTGTGCGATTACGCTCTCCGCTACCTCTCGGAAAAGGGTCTGAGTATGGAGGAGGTCGAGCGCGGCGGCTACACCATCACGACGACACTCGACCCCGAGGTGCAGCAGATCGCCCACGAAGCGGCGACGAGCGCGGTGAGCAAGGGCCAGCCGGGAGTCGCGGAAGTCATCAACGTCATCCAGCCGGGCCAGGAGAGCCACGACATCCTCGCGATGACGTCCTCGCGAGACTACGGCTTGGACCAGGACGAGAGCCAGACGGTGCTGCCGCAGACATCCTCGATGGTGGGCAACGGCGCGGGCTCGGTGTTCAAGATCTTCACGGCGGCCGCGGCACTGGAAAACGGCTACAACTTGGAGTCGAAACTCGAGGTGCCGGACCGCGCGGTGGTCTACGGCATGGGCGAGGGCGGCGCGCGCAATTGCCCGGCGGGGGCGTACTGCGTGGAAAACGCCGGCAAGTACCCGGGCGAGATGACGATGCGCGAGGCGTTGGCGAAGTCGCCGAACACGCCGTTCGTAAAGCTGATCGAGAGCGTGGGCGTGGAGCCGACTGTCGATATGGCGGTGCGCCTCGGCCTGCGCTCCTACGAGGACCAGGGCACATTCGACGGAGACAATTCGGTCGCGGACTACTTCCGCCAGAACAACTTGGGCTCGTTCACGCTGGGCCCGACGGCGGTGAATCCGCTGGAGCTGTCCAACGTGGCGGCCACGCTCGCGTCCGACGGCATGTGGTGCGAGCCGAACCCGATCAAGAGCGTCGTGGACCGTTACGGCGACGAGGTGGCCATCGACCGCCCGGATTGCGAGCAGGCAGTGGAGCCGGAGCTCGCGGCCGGGCTCGCGGGGGGCATGGCGGAGGACGCAGTGTCGGGCACCGCGAAGAAGGCCGCGGATGCGACGAGATGGCGCGGCGCGGTCGCGGCAAAGACAGGCACGACGGAGTCGCACCAGTCCTCGGCGTTCCTCGGGTTCAACAAGAAGGTCGCGGCAGCCACGTACATCTACAACGACGGCACGCAGACGACTCCGCTGTGCACGGGCCCTGTTCGTCAGTGTTCGAACGGGTCGCTGTTCGGCGGCCAGGAGGCGGCGCATTCGTGGTTCCGGATGGCGAACCGGATTCCGGGTGCGCAGGACGCGGGACTTCCGGATCCGAGTCCGTTGTTCGATCCGAAGGCGCGCAATGAGCTGCTCAAGCGCGCTGTGGGGATGAATAAGGACGAGGCTCGCGCGATGCTCGAAAACGCCGGGTTCCGTGTCCGCGAGACGACGACGTCGAAAAAGAATGCGCCGCGCGACGAGGTCGTCGACACGCGCGCGTCGGAGGACGGGGGCCCGGGTTCGACAGTCACGCTCGTCGTGTCGGACGGCTCAAGAGCACGCTTATCGACGCGTCCCCCCACCCCTTCCTCCTCCCCCACCACCTCGGCATCCGCAGCGGACGAAGAGCCCGCCTCCGACGAAGTCGATCTGGGAGAGCTCGCCGACGAGTTAGCGAACCTCTTCAGCTAA
- a CDS encoding WhiB family transcriptional regulator, producing MTTTISNRALEKANASLRLGQQVRQRSTADSERSFERGEWVTMAVCRSGDPDALFVRGAEQRKAAAICRRCPVQMECRADALDNRVEFGVWGGLTERQRRAVLRKNPHVTDWAEHLAEGREIIGL from the coding sequence GTGACCACTACGATCAGCAACCGCGCACTGGAAAAAGCGAACGCATCCCTACGTCTCGGGCAGCAAGTACGCCAGCGCTCCACAGCCGATTCCGAGAGGTCTTTTGAACGTGGCGAGTGGGTGACCATGGCAGTCTGCCGGTCCGGCGACCCCGACGCCCTTTTCGTCCGCGGCGCCGAGCAGCGCAAAGCCGCAGCGATCTGCCGCCGCTGCCCTGTCCAAATGGAATGCCGCGCCGACGCCCTGGATAACAGGGTCGAATTCGGTGTGTGGGGCGGCCTGACGGAGCGCCAGCGTCGCGCCGTCCTGCGCAAGAACCCCCACGTCACCGACTGGGCGGAGCACCTTGCCGAGGGCCGCGAAATCATCGGGCTGTAG
- a CDS encoding DUF4177 domain-containing protein, translating into MKKWEYATVPLLTHATKQILDTWGEDGWELVAVTPGPNPENVVAYMKREL; encoded by the coding sequence ATGAAGAAATGGGAATACGCAACCGTTCCGCTGCTCACTCACGCGACGAAGCAGATCCTCGACACCTGGGGCGAGGACGGTTGGGAGCTCGTCGCCGTCACCCCCGGACCGAACCCCGAGAACGTTGTCGCCTACATGAAGCGGGAGCTGTAG